In one window of Chiloscyllium punctatum isolate Juve2018m chromosome 11, sChiPun1.3, whole genome shotgun sequence DNA:
- the LOC140483270 gene encoding insulinoma-associated protein 1b-like — translation MPRGFLVKRSRKSTPVSYRIRSEDAAPGLETFPAPVSGCPRGLSSGLPAVPRELEQEREQPPLPLPQPPVARPVSREHGPRFLSLASPAGAESFPQPPAAPPFAGALDRALLLLAPADGKAAQRLPHHHPPHHHHHNNNNCSSGGGGSAAPQHRQSVKAAAPKKAKAIRKLNFEDEVTTSPVLGLKIKEGPVEVKPRSGAGGGGGAAGGGGGGGKPLGEFICQLCKEEYMDPFSLAQHKCSRIVRVEYRCPECDKVFSCPANLASHRRWHKPRAQIPATSSPKGEPGKASPGEAAAKEPGDRDTPSPGSAPSESGSEDGLYECHRCSKRFRRQAYLRKHLLSHPGDPYPPFPGGGVGEAADKKLPAPGQLPKAGSEYHPCQLCGETFPSKASQERHLRLHTSEVFPCKYCPATFYSSPGLTRHINKCHPSENRQVILLQMPVRPAC, via the coding sequence ATGCCCAGAGGATTCCTGGTGAAGAGAAGCAGGAAATCGACCCCGGTCTCTTACCGAATCCGCTCCGAAGATGCAGCCCCGGGACTGGAGACTTTCCCAGCTCCGGTCTCCGGTTGCCCCCGGGGTTTGTCGAGCGGGCTCCCGGCCGTGCCCCGGGAGCTGGAGCAGGAGCGGGAGCAGCCGCCGCTGCCTCTCCCGCAGCCGCCGGTGGCGCGGCCGGTGAGCCGGGAGCACGGCCCCCGCTTCCTGAGCCTGGCGTCGCCGGCGGGAGCCGAGTCTTTCCCGCAGCCGCCGGCCGCCCCGCCGTTCGCCGGCGCCTTGGACCGGGCGCTGCTGCTGCTGGCGCCGGCGGACGGTAAAGCGGCTCAGCGccttccccaccatcaccccccccaccaccaccaccacaacaACAACAACTGCAGCAGCGGCGGAGGGGGTAGCGCCGCCCCGCAGCACAGGCAGAGCGTCAAAGCGGCCGCCCCCAAGAAAGCCAAAGCCATCAGGAAACTCAACTTCGAGGATGAGGTGACCACTTCCCCGGTGCTGGGCTTGAAGATTAAGGAGGGGCCGGTGGAGGTCAAGCCGAGGTcgggtgcaggaggaggagggggtgcagcaggaggaggtggaggaggagggaaaCCCCTCGGGGAGTTTATCTGCCAGCTCTGCAAGGAGGAGTACATGGACCCCTTCTCCTTGGCGCAACACAAGTGCTCCCGCATCGTGCGGGTGGAGTACCGCTGCCCGGAGTGCGACAAGGTCTTCAGCTGCCCGGCCAACCTGGCATCACACCGGCGCTGGCATAAACCCCGGGCCCAGATCCCCGCCACCTCCAGCCCCAAGGGGGAACCCGGCAAAGCCAGCCCCGGGGAGGCAGCCGCCAAGGAGCCCGGTGACCGGGACACCCCGAGCCCCGGCTCCGCTCCCTCCGAGTCCGGTTCCGAGGACGGTCTCTATGAGTGTCACCGGTGCAGCAAGAGGTTCCGGCGCCAGGCTTACCTGCGGAAGCACCTGCTCTCCCACCCAGGGGACCCCTACCCCCCGTTCCCCGGCGGAGGGGTGGGCGAAGCGGCCGACAAGAAGCTCCCGGCGCCCGGCCAGCTCCCCAAGGCGGGCTCCGAGTACCACCCGTGCCAACTGTGCGGCGAGACCTTCCCCAGCAAGGCGAGCCAGGAACGTCACCTCCGCCTGCACACCTCCGAGGTGTTCCCTTGCAAGTACTGCCCGGCCACTTTCTACAGCTCTCCTGGACTCACCAGACACATCAATAAATGCCACCCGTCAGAAAATAGGCAAGTTATCCTTCTCCAAATGCCAGTGCGCCCTGCCTGTtag